The sequence AGACCGGGCTCTCCGTCGCCGTCACCGGGCTGCGTGACGTCCTGGCCGACATGCGCTCGCTGCCGCATCGAGGCGTCACCATCCACACCGACCGGCTGATCTACACCGTGTCGGTGCGCGGCGGCACCCTGATCGACCGGGTCGGCCATCCCACCGACCTGGCGCGCTGGCACACCCTGGAGGAGGCCGAGCGGCTCAGACTACGGCCGTTCACCGCCGCCGCCCTCGGGCTCAGCGCCGCCTCCGCCGACCTACGCCCGGAGGAGACGCCGGACTTCCCGTCGTTCTACGCCTACCAGGGGCCGGACGGGCTGCACCGCGCGCAGCGCTTCGCGGCGTACGCGATCGCCGCCGACCCGTACCGGAATCTGCTTCTCACCCGCATCGCCCCGGGCTATCCCGGCGCCGGCTGCTGGCATCTGCCCGGCGGCGGCACCGACTACGGCGAGCAGCCCGGCACCGCGCTGATCCGCGAGCTGGTCGAGGAGACCGGGCAGCGCGGCCGGCTGATCGAGCTGCTCGGGGTGGCCAGTCACCGGGACGCGGCCTCGCTCGGCCCGGAGGGCTACCCGATCGACTGGCACGGCGTCCGGGCGTTCTACCGGGTGGTGGTGGACGAGCCCACCGAGGTGACCATCCACGACGTCGGCGGCTCCACCTCCGAGGCCCGGTGGATGCCGCTCGATGCGGTCGCCGCGCTCGCCGCCGACCAGCTCACCGAAGTCACCGCGGATGCGCTGCGGGCGGCGCGGCTAATCTAGGCCCGGTGAAGATCAGAAGGGTGGCGGCGTACGGCGTGTGCCGCGCCGCCGACGGCCGCATCCTGCTCACCCGGGGATCGCACCGCAGCGCGTTCCCCGGGGTCTGGTCGCTGCCCGGCGGCGGCGTGGACCACGGCGAGCACCCGGCCGACGCGGTCGTCCGCGAGTTCGCCGAGGAGACCGGCCTGGCCGTCGCCATCACCGGGATCCGCTCCGTGGTGGCCGACGTGGTCGCGCTGCCGGACGGGTCGGTCGAGCACACCGACCGGATCCTCTACGACGTCACGGTCACCGGCGGCGACCTGCGCCCGGAGACGGACGGCACCACCGACCTCGCCGAGTGGGTGCCGCCGGCCGTGGCGGCCGGGCTGCCGCTGCTGCCGTTCACCGCCCGGGCACTAGGGACGCAGTTCGTCGAGCCGGACGCCGTGCCGGTCGGCGACGAGCCGCCGTACCGCACCGACCGGGTGCAGCGCTTCGGGGCGTACGGCCTGGTCACCGACCCGGCCGGGCGGATCCTGCTGGCCCGGATCGCCGAGGGCTACCCGGGTGGCGGCCTCTGGCACCTGCCCGGCGGCGGCACCGACTACGCCGAGACGCCGGAAGCGGCCATGCTCCGCGAGCTCTACGAGGAGACTTCGCAGCGCGGACGGATCGAGGGTCTGCTCAGCGTCGGACACCGGTACGACCCGGCCGCGCTCGGCCCCGAGGGCGTCCCGATGGACTGGCATGTGATCCGGGTCGTCTACCGGGTAGTAGTGGAGGAACCCGTCACCGCGGCCGTCACCGAGGCGGCCGGCGGGTCCACCGACCGGGCGTCCTGGTTCACCCCGGATGAGGTGGCCGGACTGCCGCTCAGCGAACTGGCCCGGGAAGCACTCGCCCAGGCGGGCTAAAATCGTTACACAGAAGTCGGAGAGCGGCCCGTTGCACAGCGCAACCCAACGGCCTCTCGCCAAGGCCGTCCCGCTGTGCGATGGTGTAACCCGCAATTTCGCCGGGCTCGTCACGATGCCGGTGGACCACGAACTCCATGGAGGAAGCACGTGCCGAGTACCCCTTGGCGCCGGCGTCGATCGACGGATAGTCCCCGTCCCGCCGGTCGCCGCTGGGCTGGCCGCTTGCGCCGAGGCGGGACACTCGCCCGGCAAGCCCTGCTGGTTCGGGTGGGTCGCCGCTCCGCCGAGACGAGCCGGGCCGCCACCGCGACCCGCGCCGAGGTGCTGTACACCGGGTCGGAACCGGGGCTGAGCCGCACCATTCCCGCCCCCGGAGTTCCCCTGGACACCACCGCCTTCGACCAGCCGGTCCTCGACGAGCCGGCCCCGGCGTCGATCCCGCTGCTGCCCGGCGAGCGCACCATGGCGCGCCGGGTCCGGTTCGGCCTGGTCAACGCCTGCACCCTGAGCAGCCTCGGCCTCGGCCTGCTGGCCATCTTCGTGGCCATGGCCGGCAAGCCGCAGATCGCGGCCGTCTGCCTGGTCGCCTGCGTCGCCTTCGACGGACTGGACGGCGCGCTGGCCCGCAAGCTCGGCGTCGCCAGCCCGTTCGGCGCGCAGATGGACTCGCTGGCCGACATGTGCTCGTTCGGCCTGGCCGCGCCGGTCGTGGTCTACGCCTCGCTGACCCAGGAGGCGGTGCCGCAGCCGGCCGCCGCGCTGGCCTGTGCCCTGGTGGCCGGCTGCGCCGCGATCCGGCTGGCCCGCTTCAACGTCTCACCCAAGGACGGCCGCTTCTTCTCCGGCGTGCCGACCACGATGGCCGCGGCGGTGCTCGCCCTGGCCGTGCTGATCGACCTGCCGCTGCCCGGGATGGCGGTGCTGGCCGGCGTCGCGCTGCTCGCCTTCGCGATGGTCTCCAGCTTTCCGTACGCGAAGCTCGCCCGCGTCGTGAAGCTCCCGCCGTGGCTGTGGCTGCTGCCGGTGGTCGGCGCGCTGATGCAGCCGCGGATGACCTTCGTGCTGGTCGTCGCGACGTACCTGGCCTCCGGCCCGATCCTGTGGATGCGCGCCAAGCGCGCCTGACCCGCTCCGTCACGAAAGGCCGCCTCGTAACGGGGCGGCCTTTCGCGTGACGGGAATCGACGCGGGCCCGTGCGCGAGATCACGGCACGTCCACCGCGAGCGGCGGTGTCGGCCCGCCGTGAGTTGTGGTGTCGGCCCGCGGAAGCCGTGGTGTCGGCCCGCGGAAGCCGTGGTGTCGGCCCGGCTCGGTCCGCGGTGTCGGTCCGGCGCGAGCTGCGGAGCGGCCGCTGTTGGCTCGGTGCCGCGCGGGCGAGCGCCGGGCGCGCGCGACCGCGCGGACCGTGGGCGGGCGGCCGCGGGCAGAAGCTCCCGGGGCCGTACCGCAGGAGGTCCGGGCGCGCGGCGCACCCGGAACTCACGGCGCGCGGCGCACCCGGAACTCACGGCGCGCGGCGCACCCGGAACTCACGGCGCGCGGCGCACCCGGAACTCACGGCGCGCGGCGCACCCGGAACTCACGGCGCGCGGCGCACCCGGAACTCACGGCGCGCGGCGCACCCGGAACTCACGGCGCGCGGCGCACCCGGAACTCACGGCACGCGGCCCACCCGGACCTCACCGGCTCATTCGCCGCGGTCGGCGCTCGTCGCCCGGTGTCCCCGCAGGCTCGGCGAGCCTGCCATGACACCGGCAGGCGCGCCTCCTTTCGGGGCGCGCCTGCCCGTGTCGCGTCCGTTCACTTCCAGCGGGCGATGACCGTGGCGCCGCCGATGACCCGCTCGTCGACGCTGACCAGCGCCTCCGCCTTGTCGGCCGGCAGGTAGACGTCGGTACGCGACCCGAACCGGATCAGGCCGAACCGCTCGCCCTTGGCGACCAGGGTGCCGACCGGCGCGCGCTGCACGATGCGCCGGGCGATCAGTCCGGTGCGCTGCGCGACCGCGACGGTGCCGTGGTCGGTGTCCAGGACCGTGTACGCCGCCACGTTGTGCTCGGCGGCGGCGGTCATCGCGTTCGCATAGCCGCCCTCCTCGACGAAGTAGTCGGCCACCCGGCCGGCCACCGGCGAGCGGTTGACGTGCACGTCGAAGACCGACAGGAAGACCGCGATGCGCAGGAACTCGTCCGGCCCGAAGCGCTCGTCGTGCATCCGCTCGATGGAGAGCACCTTGCCGTCGGCGGCGGCGACCACGGCCGACGGATCGCTCGGCACGTCGCGCTCCGGGTCCCGGAAGAACGCCGCGACCGGGGCGGCGGCCACCGCGGGCAGCAGCCACAGCTTCGACTTGGGCCGGGCCCGGCGGGCCAGCGCGGCCAGACCGAGCGCGATGCCGGCCGCGGCGACGCCGTTGGAGTCGATGTGCATGGTGCGGGTCAGCGGCACGCTGGACGGCCGGTACGCCGGGGCGAGGGTGGCCGCGGTCGCCACCTGCGCCGGGGTGAAGCGCAGCTTGTGCACCCGCAGCGGCGGCTGGTTGCGGACCACCAGGTCGGAGCCGACGCCGAAGAGCGAGCCCTGCCGGAACAGCTCGGCGGCGGCGCCCGCGGTGCGGCCCGGTCCGGCCGGGGTGGCGACGGTGAGCACCGCGCCGTCGTTCAGGTGCTTGGTCAGCTCGTCGATCAGGCCGCGGGTCTCCTCGGCGGTGCCGGTGACCGGCTCGCCGACGATCACCACGTCCGCGGTCGGGGCGTCGTCCAGGGAGTCGACGATCCGCACCCGGTCGGCCACCCAGCTGCCCAGGCCGCTGATGTGACCACGGAGCAGGTCGGCGCTGCTGCGCTCGCCGGGCACCAGGACGAGCGTGTCACCCGGCAGCAGCGCCTCGACGGCGGCGGCCACCACGGCCCCGGCGTGGTCGGCGCCGACCAGCAGGGCGGTGGTGGCCGTGTTCTGCCGGGCGAACTCGGCGGTCAGGGCGCGAGCGGCCCGGGCTCCCACGGCCGGGACGGGCGTGGCGGGCACGGCGGGAAACTGGGTCATTCCGCGAGCATATTGCCCCGCCTCGCGGTGGTGACCCGTGGGCGGGGCATCGGTCACTTCCCCGGCTCCTGTTCGCCCGGCTGGTGCTGCCGTCCGGCGCCCGGCTGCTCCCCGGCGAACCGGGTCGCCGGGTCGTCCAGCAGCTCCTGCACGATCGAGGCGTGCACCTCGGGCGGCAGATCGCCCGGTGCGGCCGCTGCCGGGGTTTCGGCGGCGACCGGGGCCGGCTGCTCGCGGCGCCCGGAAGTGATCGCCCCGAGCAGGCCGACCACCCCGAACAGGATGAGGCCGCCGGCGACCGTCCAGCCCAGCGCGGGAAGGTGCAGGGTGACCACCGCCGACAGCCCCCACCAGACCACGATCAGCAGGAAGAGCAGGCCGAAGGTCAGCGAGACGGCGTCCGTCCGATGCGGTTTCATCGGATCACCTCCAGGTTTCCGGTGTCCAGTCGCAGGTCCAGCGTGAGCTTGCCGCCGCCGGCGCCGTCCGCCCCGAGGTCGGTGACCGAACGTGACTGCGCCGTGGAGCCGCTGGTCTCCTGGCCGAAGAGCACCGCGCGGCCGCCGACCCGGACCGAGGCGGTGGCGTCCACGTTCTGCGGCAGCAGCACGCGCAGTTGTCCGACCTTCATGCTCACCGAGGTGGTCTGCTCGGCGTTGCTGAAGTCCACGCCGCGCAGGTCCAGGGCGACGTTGCCGAGGGTGAACTCGTAGGAGTCGGCGACCTCGGCGAGGCTGGCCGGGCGGTACACGCTGTCGCGGAACTCACTGCCCCAGCGCTCGGTGCCGGTGGCGACCAGCAGACCGGCCGTGGTCAGGACGGCCAGGAAGATCAGTCCGCGGGCGCGACCGAACCAGGCGCCGACCAGCAGGCCGAGCGCGATGGTGGCCAGCGCGGCAGCGAAGTACGCCGAGACGGTCACGTTCACCCCGGCCATGTCCGTCGCGGCCAGCACGCCCATCACCACGACGATCGCGAAGAAGGTGAGCCGGCCCAGGATCGAGCGCTCCTTCGGCGGCTTGGGCGGTTTCGCGGGCTTCGCCGGGGCGGGCGGGGGCGGCGGGAACGCCCCGGCGCCGGCGAACGGCCCGTGCGGCGCGAACGGCGGCCGGTAGCCGGACTCGGCCGGCGGCGTCCAGCGGGGCGGTTCGTACGGCGGGGGAGCCGGCGGGGTCACCGGCTGGCCGGCCGGTGCGGCGGCGGGCGGCGCGCCGAAGGCCACCGTGGGCTCCTCGGCCGGCGGGGCCGCCGGATCGGCCGGCGGCGCCGGCGGGAACATCGCGGCCTCGCCCGGCGCGCCCCTTTTGATCAGCAGGAACGCGCCGACGAGCACGGCCGCCGCGAGCATGCTGGCCCGGGCGCCGTCGCTGACCACGAACGAGAAGGTGAGCAGCGCGGCGCTGCCGAGCAGCACCACCGACAGCGGCGACATCCCGCTGCGGCCCTTGCCGAGCAGCGACTCCACCGGCGAGGCGGAGTCCCCCTCGGACGGGATGATCAGCCAGCCGATCAGATAGAACAGCACGCCCGCGCCACCGAGCACGCCCAGCACCGCCAGCAGCACCCGCCACAGCACCGGGTCGGTGTTGGTGCGGCGGGCCAGCGCGCCGCACACGCCGGCGATGTAGCGCCCGTCGCGGGGGCGGACCAGCTGCTGGCGGGCGAACGCGGCGCCGGCCGCGGACAGCCACGGCGGCACGTTCGCGCCCGGTGGGGGCGGCGGCGTCTGCGCCGTGGCGGAAGGCGCCGGCCCGCCCTCTGGACCGGTGCCCGGGGTACGGGGTTCGGCAGCTTCGTCGTTCATGTCTGCGATCCTGCTGCCCGCCGCGCCCCAGCCGCCTCCGGAAGCGACCCTGAGGCCACCCTGAGATCCGGCGGGGCCGGTACCCGGGAAGATCCCCGTAGCCCGGGTGGGCCGGGCGTGTGACGATCGGAGGGTGACTACCGCTGCCCCGCCCCAGCCGCGCCGGCTGTACCGGCCCCGCGAGCACCGGATCGTGGCCGGGGTCGCCGCCGGGCTGGCGGGCCATCTGGGCCTGCCGGTGCTGGCGGTGCGCATCGGCCTGGTGGTCCTGCTCGGTTTCAACGCGCTCGGCCTGCTGCTCTACGCGGCGTACTGGGCGGTGCTGCCGCAGGAGGCCCGCAACGAGGAGACCCCGGCCCGCCGGGACCTCGCCGCGCTGGTGCCGTTCGCGGCGATCGGCCTCGGCGTGGTGCTGTTGCAGGCGCTGGTCTTCGGTGGCCAGGTGGCCACCACGGTGGGCTGGATGATCGCGGTGGTGGCGGTCGGCGCCGGGGTGATCTGGCACCAGTCCGACCCGACCCGCCGCGAGCAGTGGATCGATCCGAACACGCCGACGCCCTGGCTGGCCGCGATCGTCGGGGAGACCGACCGGCGCTCCTTCATGTTCCGCTTCGTCGGCGGCGGCATCCTGGTCGCGATCGGCGTGATCGGCGCGGTCGCGGTCTACGCGCCGGCCGACTCGCTCTCCTCGGTCCTCAACGGCATGATCTTCGCGCTGGTCGGCCTGCTCGGGGTCGGCGTGGTGGTGGCGCCGCTGATCTGGCGCACCTTCGGCCAGCTGCGCGCCGAGCGGGAGGGCCGGATCCGCGAGCAGGAGCGGGCCGAGGTGGCCGCGATGATCCACGACCAGGTGCTGCACACGCTCGCCCTGATCCAGCGCAACTCGGCGGACATCAAGGAGGTCCAGCGGCTGGCCCGCGGCCAGGAGCGCAGCCTGCGCAACTGGCTGTACAAACCGACCGCGTCGCCGACCGAGCGGTTCGCCGCCGCGCTCGAGCAGGCCGCCGCCGAGGTCGAGGACACGTACGCGATCGGTGTGGAGACCGTGGTGGTCGGCGACGCCCGGTGCGACGAGCGGGTCGCGGCGCTGGTCGCCGCCGCGCGGGAGGCGCTGGTCAACGCCGCGCGGCACGCGGGCGTGCAGACCGTGTCGCTCTACGCCGAGGTGGAGCCGGACGAGCTGAGCGTGTTCGTCCGGGACCGCGGCACCGGGTTCGATCCGGCCGGAGTGGCCGACACCCGCCACGGGGTCCGTGGTTCGATCATCGGACGGATGCAGCGCCACGGCGGCCGCGCGGAGATCCGCAGCGCGCCCGGCGACGGTACGGAAGTGCGTCTCACCCTCCCGGTCCGGGAGAGCGTGACCGCCGGTAAGGAGTCAGCACGATGACCGAGTCCGTGACCCGGCCGGACGGCCGGTTGACCGTCTTCCTGGTCGACGATCACGCGATGTTCCGCGCCGGGGTGCGCGCCGAGCTGGGCCGGCACGTCGAGGTGGTGGGTGAGGCCAGCACGGTGGCCGAGGCGATCAGCCGGATCGCCGCCGTCGGGCCGGACGTGGTGCTGCTGGACGTGCACATGCCCGACGGCGGCGGCCGCGCGGTGCTGGAGGCGATCCGGCGTACCCATCCGCAGGTGCGCTTCCTGGCGCTGTCGGTCTCCGACGCCGCCGAGGATGTGATCGGCCTGATCCGGGCCGGCGCCCGGGGGTACGTGACCAAGACCATCTCGCCGGACGAGCTGGCCGCCGCGGTGCGCCGGGTGGCCGACGGCGACGCGGTGTTCAGCCCGCGGCTGGCCGGTTTCGTGCTGGACGCGTTCGCCTCCCGGCCGGACGTGCCGGTCGCCGATCCGGAGCTGGATCAGCTGACCAACCGGGAGCGGGAGGTGCTGCGGCTGCTGGCGCGGGGGTACGCGTACAAGGAGATCGCCAAGGAGCTGTACATCTCGATCAAGACGGTCGAGACCCACGTGTCCAATGTGCTGCGGAAACTCCAGATGAGCAACCGTTACGAGTTGTCACGCTGGGCGGCGGACCGGCGACTCGTCTGACCCGTGATCAACCAAGCGTCACCGAAGTCCGCACGAATGGCTGCGGCGGGTGTACGTTCGGACACTACGGGGAGTACTCGCAGGTCAGACCTGCCGAAACGGCCGAAAGAACGATCTTTGGGAGTGCGTACGGACGTAAACGGCTAATATCGGCTTGATAACGGCGCTCTTTGGTTTCAGTGCCCCTGTGTCACAGTGGCAGCTACTCACACAACCCCTCGTGAGCGCCCCTGAAGGAGGCACTCCCATGCCTGGGAAAAGCCCATGGAAGATGGCGGTCGGAGCGACCGCCATCGCCTTGTTGGCCGCCGGTTGCGGTGGGGGCGGGTCCGACGACTCGTCCGCCACTTCGAATACGGTCGTCATCGGTATCGGCGAACCGCAGCACCTGATCCCCTCCAACACCACGGAGTCCAACGGCGCCGAGGTGCTGGCTTCGCTGTTCTACCCGCTGGTGGACTTCGACGCGCAGAACAACCCGGTTCCGGTCGCCGCCGAGTCGATCACCCCGGACAAGACCAACACCGTCTGGACGATCAAGCTGAAGCCGGGCTTCACGTTCAGCAACGGTGAGCCGGTCATCTCGGACAACTACATCGACGCCTGGAACTACGGCGCCTACGGCCCGAACGGCCAGGGTGGCGCGTACTTCTTCGAGCGGATCAAGGGCTACGCCGACCTGCAGTCGAAGGACCCGGACGGCGAGGAGGGCCCCAAGAAGGCCCCCGAGCCCAAGGCGAAGAAGCTGACGGGTCTGGCGAAGGTCGACGACACGACCTTCACGGTGACGCTCTCGGCGCCGTTCGCCGGCTGGCAGTCGGTCATGGGCTACACCGTCTTCTACCCGCTGCCGAAGGCCGCCTTCTCCTCCGACGGCGTGATCGCCGAGGGCTTCGAGGACGCGATCATCGGTAACGGCCCCTTCAAGATGAAGGGCAAGTGGGAGCACGACTCGCAGATCGTCGTGGAGAGGGTCGCCGACTTCAAGGGCACCGCCCCGAAGGTCGACGGCATCACCTGGAAGATCTACCAGGACCAGCAGGCGCAGTACGCCGACCTGATCTCGGGCAGCCTGGACGTGTAGACCACCATCCCGATCGAGAGCCTGGCCAAGGCCTCCGCCGACCTGGGTGACCGGTTCAAGAAGAGCCCGAACTCCGGCTTCGGCTTCGTCGGCTTCCCCACCTTCCAGAAGGAGTTCTCGGACGTCCGCGTCCGCCGGGCGATCTCGATGGCGATCAACCGCCAGGAGATCAGCGACCAGATCTTCCTGGGCTCGCGCGCGCCGGCCACCTCGTTCGTCTCCCCGGTCGTCGCCGGTTACCGCCCCAACACCTGTGGCGCCAACTGCGAGTACAACCCGACCGAGGCCAAGAAGCTGTACACCGAGGCCAACGGCCCCAAGGAAATCAAGATCACGTACAACGTCGACGGCGGCCACAAGGCCTGGATCGACGCGGCGTGCAACCAGATCAAGGCGACCCTGGGCGTCAACTGCGTCGGCGGCGAGGAGCCGAAGTTCGCCGACCTGCTGACCAAGGTCGAGGCGAAGAAGCCGGTCGGCCTGATCCGTCTCGGCTGGCTGATGGACTACCCGCTGATGGAGAACTACCTCGGCCCGCTGTACGGCACCGACGGTGGCTCGAACTACTACGGGTACAGCAACTCGACCTTCGACAACCTGGTCAAGGAGGGTTCCGCGGCGCCGACGCCCGAGGAGTCCATCAAGAAGTGGCAGGCGGCCGAGGACATCCTGGCCAAGGAGATGCCGGTTGTGCCGATCTACACGCAGCAGAACGTGTACGGCTACTCGGAGAAGGTCACCAACGTGAACGTCGACCTGTTCCAGAAGGTGGACCTCTACAAGATCGAAGTCGTCGGCTGATCTGACCGCTCGACCGGTGGTGGCGTCACGGAGAATGTGAAACCGTGGCGCCACCACTGCGTTACCCCACCCTCATCGTCGCCGTGCTCACGAGGCCGGCGCTCTTCCGCGGAAGAGGCTAAACCCGTATGTTCCGCTACATCGTGCGGCGCCTACTGCAGATGGTCCTGACCTTCTTCGGGGCGACCTTCCTGCTGTTCGCGTTGGTGTTCGCCAACCAGAAGGACCCGATCCAGGCCTTGGTTGGCGAACGGCCCGTGTCCGAGAGTCAGCGCATCACGCTGACCCAGAGGTACCACCTGGATGAAGGCTTCTTCATGCAGTACTGGTACTACATCAAAGGCCTGCTCACCGGGGACTTCGGCACCTCGATGACCGGCCGCAAGATCATCGATATGATGTCCGACGCCTGGCCGGTGACCCTGCGTCTCTCGCTCATCGCGATCGTCATCGCGGCGACCTTCGCGGTGACCGTCGGCGTCTACTCCGCGATCCGGCGGGGCGGCGTCTTCGACAACGCCTCGTTGATCATCACGCTCGTGCTGCTCGCCATGCCGATCGTCGTCATCGCGCCCCTGTTCCAGTTGATCTTCGGCATCCAGCTGGGGTGGTTCGCGCCTACCGCAACACGGGACGCGACCTTCACGCAACTGCTTTTGCCCGCGATCGTGCTGGCCTGTGTCGTGATCGCGCCGGAGATGCGGGTGACCCGGACCTCGGTGGTGGAGAACCTTCGCGCCGACTACGTGCGCACCGCGCGGGCCAAGGGCCTGAGCCGGATGCGCGTCATCTGGGTGCACGTGCTGCGCAACTCGCTGATCCCGGTGGTCACGCTGATCGGCGTCGACCTGGGTGGCCTGATGGCCGGCGCCATCGTCACCGAGCACGTCTTCAACATTCCCGGCGTCGGCTTCAACCTGGCGCGAGCGATCCGCACCGAGGACGGTCCGCTCGTGGTCGGTTTCGTGAGCATCCTGGTGATCCTCTTCCTGTTCATCAACCTGCTCGTCGACCTGCTCTACGCCGCCCTCGACCCCAGGATCCGCTATGAGTGACTTGAACACGGTGGCTGCCGCCGAGGCGCCCGGCGGCCAGCCGAACGTCCCGCACGGCCCGGTGAAGAAGGACAAGCCGCGCAGTCTGGCCGGCGACGCGTGGGACGACCTGCGCAAGCGCAAGATCTTCTGGACCGCCGTCGTCCTGGTGGCGATCGTGCTGCTGATGGCGGCCTGGCCGACCCTGTTCACCTCCGGCGACCCCGGCAAGTGCACGCTGGCCAACCAGTACAAGGGCGCCAGCGGCGGAGCGTTCTTCGGGTACGACTACCAGGGCTGCGACATCTACGCCAAGGTCATCTACGG is a genomic window of Actinoplanes teichomyceticus ATCC 31121 containing:
- a CDS encoding ABC transporter permease gives rise to the protein MFRYIVRRLLQMVLTFFGATFLLFALVFANQKDPIQALVGERPVSESQRITLTQRYHLDEGFFMQYWYYIKGLLTGDFGTSMTGRKIIDMMSDAWPVTLRLSLIAIVIAATFAVTVGVYSAIRRGGVFDNASLIITLVLLAMPIVVIAPLFQLIFGIQLGWFAPTATRDATFTQLLLPAIVLACVVIAPEMRVTRTSVVENLRADYVRTARAKGLSRMRVIWVHVLRNSLIPVVTLIGVDLGGLMAGAIVTEHVFNIPGVGFNLARAIRTEDGPLVVGFVSILVILFLFINLLVDLLYAALDPRIRYE
- a CDS encoding response regulator, which codes for MTESVTRPDGRLTVFLVDDHAMFRAGVRAELGRHVEVVGEASTVAEAISRIAAVGPDVVLLDVHMPDGGGRAVLEAIRRTHPQVRFLALSVSDAAEDVIGLIRAGARGYVTKTISPDELAAAVRRVADGDAVFSPRLAGFVLDAFASRPDVPVADPELDQLTNREREVLRLLARGYAYKEIAKELYISIKTVETHVSNVLRKLQMSNRYELSRWAADRRLV
- a CDS encoding NUDIX domain-containing protein, translating into MKIRRVAAYGVCRAADGRILLTRGSHRSAFPGVWSLPGGGVDHGEHPADAVVREFAEETGLAVAITGIRSVVADVVALPDGSVEHTDRILYDVTVTGGDLRPETDGTTDLAEWVPPAVAAGLPLLPFTARALGTQFVEPDAVPVGDEPPYRTDRVQRFGAYGLVTDPAGRILLARIAEGYPGGGLWHLPGGGTDYAETPEAAMLRELYEETSQRGRIEGLLSVGHRYDPAALGPEGVPMDWHVIRVVYRVVVEEPVTAAVTEAAGGSTDRASWFTPDEVAGLPLSELAREALAQAG
- a CDS encoding ATP-binding protein — encoded protein: MTTAAPPQPRRLYRPREHRIVAGVAAGLAGHLGLPVLAVRIGLVVLLGFNALGLLLYAAYWAVLPQEARNEETPARRDLAALVPFAAIGLGVVLLQALVFGGQVATTVGWMIAVVAVGAGVIWHQSDPTRREQWIDPNTPTPWLAAIVGETDRRSFMFRFVGGGILVAIGVIGAVAVYAPADSLSSVLNGMIFALVGLLGVGVVVAPLIWRTFGQLRAEREGRIREQERAEVAAMIHDQVLHTLALIQRNSADIKEVQRLARGQERSLRNWLYKPTASPTERFAAALEQAAAEVEDTYAIGVETVVVGDARCDERVAALVAAAREALVNAARHAGVQTVSLYAEVEPDELSVFVRDRGTGFDPAGVADTRHGVRGSIIGRMQRHGGRAEIRSAPGDGTEVRLTLPVRESVTAGKESAR
- a CDS encoding CDP-alcohol phosphatidyltransferase family protein, with translation MPSTPWRRRRSTDSPRPAGRRWAGRLRRGGTLARQALLVRVGRRSAETSRAATATRAEVLYTGSEPGLSRTIPAPGVPLDTTAFDQPVLDEPAPASIPLLPGERTMARRVRFGLVNACTLSSLGLGLLAIFVAMAGKPQIAAVCLVACVAFDGLDGALARKLGVASPFGAQMDSLADMCSFGLAAPVVVYASLTQEAVPQPAAALACALVAGCAAIRLARFNVSPKDGRFFSGVPTTMAAAVLALAVLIDLPLPGMAVLAGVALLAFAMVSSFPYAKLARVVKLPPWLWLLPVVGALMQPRMTFVLVVATYLASGPILWMRAKRA
- a CDS encoding PspC domain-containing protein — encoded protein: MNDEAAEPRTPGTGPEGGPAPSATAQTPPPPPGANVPPWLSAAGAAFARQQLVRPRDGRYIAGVCGALARRTNTDPVLWRVLLAVLGVLGGAGVLFYLIGWLIIPSEGDSASPVESLLGKGRSGMSPLSVVLLGSAALLTFSFVVSDGARASMLAAAVLVGAFLLIKRGAPGEAAMFPPAPPADPAAPPAEEPTVAFGAPPAAAPAGQPVTPPAPPPYEPPRWTPPAESGYRPPFAPHGPFAGAGAFPPPPPAPAKPAKPPKPPKERSILGRLTFFAIVVVMGVLAATDMAGVNVTVSAYFAAALATIALGLLVGAWFGRARGLIFLAVLTTAGLLVATGTERWGSEFRDSVYRPASLAEVADSYEFTLGNVALDLRGVDFSNAEQTTSVSMKVGQLRVLLPQNVDATASVRVGGRAVLFGQETSGSTAQSRSVTDLGADGAGGGKLTLDLRLDTGNLEVIR
- a CDS encoding NUDIX hydrolase, yielding MTPALEPLRRIAAYAVATDDEGRVLLVRASAKSGTPGVWSLPGGAVDHGEDPNHTVVRETAAETGLSVAVTGLRDVLADMRSLPHRGVTIHTDRLIYTVSVRGGTLIDRVGHPTDLARWHTLEEAERLRLRPFTAAALGLSAASADLRPEETPDFPSFYAYQGPDGLHRAQRFAAYAIAADPYRNLLLTRIAPGYPGAGCWHLPGGGTDYGEQPGTALIRELVEETGQRGRLIELLGVASHRDAASLGPEGYPIDWHGVRAFYRVVVDEPTEVTIHDVGGSTSEARWMPLDAVAALAADQLTEVTADALRAARLI
- a CDS encoding phosphatidylserine decarboxylase, whose product is MTQFPAVPATPVPAVGARAARALTAEFARQNTATTALLVGADHAGAVVAAAVEALLPGDTLVLVPGERSSADLLRGHISGLGSWVADRVRIVDSLDDAPTADVVIVGEPVTGTAEETRGLIDELTKHLNDGAVLTVATPAGPGRTAGAAAELFRQGSLFGVGSDLVVRNQPPLRVHKLRFTPAQVATAATLAPAYRPSSVPLTRTMHIDSNGVAAAGIALGLAALARRARPKSKLWLLPAVAAAPVAAFFRDPERDVPSDPSAVVAAADGKVLSIERMHDERFGPDEFLRIAVFLSVFDVHVNRSPVAGRVADYFVEEGGYANAMTAAAEHNVAAYTVLDTDHGTVAVAQRTGLIARRIVQRAPVGTLVAKGERFGLIRFGSRTDVYLPADKAEALVSVDERVIGGATVIARWK